From one Triticum urartu cultivar G1812 unplaced genomic scaffold, Tu2.1 TuUngrouped_contig_5659, whole genome shotgun sequence genomic stretch:
- the LOC125529519 gene encoding uncharacterized protein LOC125529519, translating into MDRRATFASRSFAAPSIRIKIPDQLPTLFEPQKATPNPRTTRSRTTADDASLSPERRLTVLALQLAVLEKAASRLGTLAFIWATVVLLAGFAITLSPTDFWCITGLLLVEGTRILGRSHELEWQPHQASRTRPASRAAVRAFFWMQLLSASACVSLSLVRLIHQHYGGTEDARSNRAAALNIFYGLALAEALLFLVEKALWEWKVGHRRLLQGVADDCNLAGAYGQVAVRRFFYDSYSRCLNGSILDGLHMCLVSYADDLITAGSHDEQSLGAGILVALAESDRFAEATLRRIGVSAPTIERLIKMLSWKDSSERDVRRSAAVVVSMLTGRKLILLQVIGISCAIESVASLLYADLDELNILGLSILNNLAHDHDNCDKIGKTRGLLDKIISYSNIDHALATTVPGDMRIKAVKQSLRVVKRLASTMGNTGKLLRRELTDIVFTVSNVREVLQRHDKDVQLELHQMAIEILTSLTMDDEAREIIGETGSVISVLVAMFLPAGLATKECQTTDAVRVEAGEALAMLALENKKNCGEIIMALGGGVWRLVDALKDPIVAVGAARIMRNLCSYAGDEWQIPLRGVTAGAAKVLRSITVEKAKVLSIFIGLAAQMLPYMEPGELGARLAAARVVDTVLARTLVQVLRDYSRPSMDVPRIRRYTIELAMAMMRLDARYVALFVELGMESELRCVAGTTSQLECFNVFSGSVGLSRRATSVRSLVTSALELMNKGRN; encoded by the coding sequence gctaccttcgCTTCCCGGAGCTTCGCCGCCCCGAGCATCCGCATCAAGATCCCCGACCAGCTGCCCACTCTGTTCGAGCCGCAGAAGGCCACGCCGAACCCGCGCACCACCCGCTCCCGCACCACCGCCGATGATGCATCACTGTCGCCGGAGCGCCGTCTCACCGTGCTGGCCCTGCAGCTGGCCGTGCTCGAGAAGGCGGCGAGCCGGCTGGGCACGCTGGCCTTCATCTGGGCTACGGTCGTGCTGCTCGCCGGCTTCGCCATCACCCTGAGCCCAACCGACTTCTGGTGCATCACGGGCCTTCTCCTCGTCGAGGGCACCCGCATCTTGGGACGCAGCCACGAGCTGGAGTGGCAGCCCCACCAGGCCAGCCGGACCCGCCCCGCCTCCCGCGCCGCCGTCCGCGCCTTCTTCTGGATGCAGCTGCTCTCCGCGTCGGCGTGCGTCTCCCTCTCCCTCGTCCGCCTCATCCACCAGCACTACGGCGGCACCGAGGACGCCCGCTCCAACCGTGCCGCAGCGCTCAACATCTTCTACGGCCTCGCGCTCGCCGAGGCGCTGCTGTTCCTTGTCGAGAAGGCGCTATGGGAGTGGAAGGTGggccaccgccgcctcctccagggcgtcgccgacgactgcaatctcgCCGGTGCCTACGGCCAGGTCGCCGTACGCCGCTTCTTCTACGACTCCTACTCGCGCTGCCTCAACGGCAGCATCTTGGATGGCCTCCACATGTGCCTCGTCTCCTACGCCGACGACCTCATCACTGCGGGCTCGCACGACGAGCAGAGCCTTGGCGCCGGCATCCTCGTCGCGCTCGCCGAGTCCGACCGCTTCGCCGAAGCCACGCTCCGCAGGATCGGCGTCTCCGCGCCCACCATCGAGCGCCTCATCAAGATGCTCAGCTGGAAGGACTCCTCGGAGCGCGATGTCCGGCGCTCGGCGGCCGTCGTCGTGTCCATGCTCACCGGGAGGAAGCTCATCCTGCTACAAGTCATCGGCATCTCCTGTGCCATCGAGTCCGTCGCGTCGCTCCTCTACGCCGACCTCGACGAGCTCAACATCCTCGGTCTCTCCATCCTCAACAATCTGGCGCACGACCACGACAACTGCGACAAGATCGGCAAGACCAGGGGCCTCCTCGACAAGATCATCTCCTACTCCAACATCGACCATGCGCTGGCGACGACGGTGCCCGGGGACATGAGGATCAAGGCGGTGAAGCAGTCGCTGCGCGTGGTGAAGAGGCTGGCCAGCACGATGGGGAACACCGGGAAGCTGCTCCGACGGGAGCTCACCGACATTGTTTTCACCGTGAGCAACGTCAGGGAGGTCCTGCAGCGGCACGACAAAGATGTCCAGTTGGAGCTGCACCAGATGGCCATCGAGATACTCACGAGTCTCACCATGGACGATGAGGCCAGGGAGATCATTGGCGAGACGGGGAGCGTGATCAGCGTGCTAGTCGCCATGTTCTTGCCTGCGGGGCTTGCGACGAAGGAGTGTCAAACGACGGACGCTGTCCGAGTGGAGGCCGGCGAGGCGCTCGCCATGCTGGCTCTCGAGAACAAGAAGAACTGCGGGGAGATCATAATGGCTCTCGGCGGAGGGGTCTGGCGGCTTGTCGACGCTCTGAAGGACCCCATCGTCGCAGTCGGCGCCGCAAGGATCATGCGCAACTTGTGCTCCTACGCCGGCGACGAGTGGCAGATCCCGCTGAGAGGGGTCACCGCCGGCGCCGCCAAGGTACTTAGGTCCATCACGGTGGAGAAGGCCAAGGTCCTCAGCATCTTCATCGGGCTGGCGGCGCAGATGCTCCCGTACATGGAGCCCGGGGAACTCGGCGCGAGGCTCGCCGCGGCGAGGGTAGTGGACACGGTGCTGGCAAGGACGCTGGTGCAGGTGCTGCGGGACTACAGCCGCCCGTCCATGGATGTACCCCGGATCCGGCGGTACACCATCGAGCTCGCCATGGCCATGATGCGGTTGGACGCGCGCTACGTGGCCCTGTTCGTGGAGCTCGGGATGGAGAGCGAGCTGAGGTGCGTGGCGGGGACCACCTCGCAGCTGGAGTGCTTCAACGTCTTCTCCGGGAGCGTCGGGCTCAGCCGCCGCGCCACCAGCGTCCGCTCCCTCGTCACGTCGGCGTTGGAGCTGATGAACAAGGGCCGGAATTAA